aacacccaagggcgaaagcccacgttgtggtcagggacaacgcacgcaatatggcaaaagctacggtggagtttggtgtggctggtctgccctgcatggcgcacactttgcagcttgcagtgaacggaggtgccctgtctcaacgcagcatttcagaacctctgactgactgctaggccacttcaagcactcaccactagcttgcagcacatttgtgtcactcatacaaatacgttagagcagggcagattgagcacagtttataatttcctgttatacagtataccaggcagtcttgcactaaaggaggactatgttattattgactttattactctagtatactctggactgaagctgtgtgccttcattgtttttatagctgttgttttgaggcatgtttaaaaaaaataaaaaataatgcactttgtgaaagtcaaagtatagtatttcccatagttgtagtgggtatcagaattatctcagtgagagcatgtcccaaattccaagctgctgtttagaggcatgttaaaaaaaataatgcactttgtgacttcaataataaatatggcagtgccatgttggcacttttttctataacttgagttgaagttgttctcttattttggaaaaccttgttacattgtttaatgcatccagcttggcatcacaacaaaattaggcataataatgtgttaattccacaactgtatactgtatatcggtatcggttgatatcggaatcggtaattacgagttggacaatatcggatatcggctaaaaagccattatcggacatctctagtatgtatatataatatatatgtgtataatgtgtgtatatatatatatatatattatatactgtatatgatacatatatatgtatacacacacacacacacacacacacacacacatatatatatatatatatatgtatatatatatatatatatatatatatatatatatatatatatatatatatatatatatatatatatatatatatatatatatatatatatatatactaccgttcaaaagtttggggtcacattgaaatgtccttatttttgaaggaaaagcactgttttcaatgaagataattttaaactagtcttaactttaaagaaatacactctatacattgctaatgtggtaaatgactcttctagctgcaaatgtctggcttttggtgcaatatctacacaggtgtatagaggcccatttccagcaactatcactccagtgttctaatggtacaatgtgtttgctcattggctcagaaggctaattgatgattagaaaacccttgtgtaatcatgttcacacatctgaaaacagttaagctcgttacagaagctacaaaactgaccttcctttgagcagattgagtttctggagcatcacatttgtggggtcaattaaacgctcaaaatggccagaaaaagagaactttcatctgaaactcgacagtctattcttgttcttagaaatgaaggctattccacaaaattgtttgggtgaccccaagcttttgaacggtagtgtgtgtgtatatatatatatatatatatatatatatatatatatatatatatatatatatatatatatatatatatatatatatatatatatatatatatatatatatatatatatatatacatacacatacatacacgactgtatgtaaagtaactgtgtgtatgtatgtatatatacacacacatatataatatatatgtatataatgtgtgcatattagagatgcgcggataggcaattatttcatccgcaaccgcatcacaaaagtcgtcatccacccgaaccaacattttatcaaaaccacacccgcccgccacccgcccgttgtatctaatatagacgatgcaaggcattagtgaggttagaaagcttttgcctgttaaagaaaggagactgatccaatgcagcagagacattcaatgcgtgccacgcattaatatctcttggccacgcattagtggctaagagatattaatgcgtgttaatattatttatcattattataatattattgtcatttccattaagaaggtgttgactattgttgccaatgccctcagatcaggagtgcgttcctcacactttgtgtgcgcagttgcagcaagcagaacgatgcttttaagaagttaaaaaaatgttttagaaagactaggcctatattttcgttaggtaaaaaaaatgttctgaatttatttcaatgaatattaacttgttaacgttataatgctcaaatagggacgagggcggggcgCACAGTGAAACTGTGAACAATTccgcgacaaagatgaacctttattgattgatctgcagccatgacaaaatatcagacaatttccattgtcaacgacaggcaggaaaataaagataaacacgtagcctatgttgtaggcataggcctaggctcatacgtttttaagttgaaataaaaaaataaataaaaaatgtgcctcataagccttaggctgtcaatcacgcgcacaaacttaaattatacaataacgtatgtatgtcatccctatttaaacaaaaataaataataataaattacctgcaacttattggccaaggcaaatagctgaaggggggaaataggaaagagtgctgctcgtttttcgtatgtgggtaacaacatttaactatgtatatatatttccgaattggttcaaccgccacccgcccgaatctatttaaaatctatttttttcatcaTGTCATTCGCCCGACCCGCgctttatccgcggactccgcggttgtgtccgcaaaccgcgcatctctagtgtatatgtgtatatatatatatatatatatatatatatatatatatatatatatatatatatatatatatatatatatatatatatatatatatatatatatatatatatgtatatatgtatatatatatatatatatgtatatatatatatatatatatatatatatgtatatatatatatatatgtatatatatatatatatatatatatgtatatatatatatatatatatatatatatatatatatatatatatatatatatatatatatatatatatatatatatatatatatatatatatatatatatatatatatatatatatatatatatatatatatatatatatgtgtgtgtgtatgtatgtgtatatatatataatatataggtttatatattatatatatgatacatatatatgtacacgcacacacacacataaagtatatatatatatatatatatatatatatactgtatatatacatagtacatacacgactgcatgtaaagtacttgtgtgtgtatgtatgtatgtatgtatgtatgtatatatatatgtaatgtatatataatatatatgtatataatgtgtatatataaaatatatatatattatatatatatatatatatatgtatatatatatatatatatatatatatatatatatatatatatatatatatatatatatatatatatgtgtgtgtgtgtgtatgtatgtgtatatatatataatatataggtttatatattatatatatgatacatatatatgtacacgcacacacacacataaagtatatatatatatatatatatatatatatatatatatatactgtatatatacatagtacatacacgactgcatgtaaagtacttgtgtgtgtatgtatgtatgtatgtatgtatgtatatatatatgtaatgtatatataatatatatgtatataatgtgtatatataaaatatatatatatatatatatatatatatatatatatatatatatatatatatatatatatatatatatatatatatatatatatatatatatatatatatatatatatatatagtatatacatacacgtaagtatatgtgtgtatatcggtatatgtatatatatgtattcatgtatgtatgtgtgtgtgtgtgtgtgtccatattatattaaaataatgggtgtataattgatatataattggatattaagagtatgtgaaagttttactcctaccttgtttacttcagtgacgaccttcttaaagttttgaaatcaatcagaaatatcaagcagctaaaatgcgccaaacatggataagtttgGAGAGAGTGTTTTAAAATTTTCCCAACATGCACTCCAATGGCTgtgattttgaaaaatgtttatgGTGTTTTGgcatttttcataatatccacaaggttgtgttatgtgtgaccatgtgtgttgacctttatgttagatcagtggttcttaaccttgttggaggtaccgaaccccaccagtttgatatgcgcattcaccgaacccttctttagtgaaaaataaaatgttgttgtttttttcaaattcaagacaaagttatatgtttttggtaacactttggtatggggaacatattctaagtaacaaagacttaatttagagttttttggacactaggggaacatattctaagtaacaaagacttaatttagagttatttggttagggttagggtttgagggttagggttataataaggccatgccggataaggcattaataagtacttaataatgactagttaagagccaatatgttactaatttgcatgttaataagcaactaattaagtgTGAATATGTTCCttgactaaagtgttaccatgttttttactggtgcacaaaatgaaccgtgcatgaacatcaccttgttcaaacaacaaaaccaacacagtgcataaactcacaacaaattacacacctgcaaatcagtctgacttctgctgttgccatatccgtaatacgcagatagggagaagtttttatttaaacgatgagtcgggtgtgtcttgacctccaccgaacccctgagcccgactcaccgaacccctagggttcgtcaaaacccaggttaagaaccactgtgttagatgcattttttttcttgtaccatgactagggaaggttgtttggattgtgtcatataagtaaatgctgtgctatcatTTCAAAATACTTTTAAAGGTCATTGATATGATGTATTTACATTGTCctcaagatggcagcaaatatgtagcattcagagACAGCCTGGTAGTTGGGATGAATTTGAAAGCACTCTGTGGTGCAATGCTTTGTTGAActcataacgtctcgcgggccaaattgaagacgctgcCGGAgcgtagtttggacacctctgtcgtAGATTATAGTTTAGACATTTTTATCAAGCTGGCTGACATAacttcttcctggatgttacagaaagtatgagaatgtgtgagctgttTCCTGCTCTTGTTTACTTATATGATAATCTCTTATTTGACTCTAAACGGGAGAAATAGGCCaagaagaaggacaaaaactggaattCCCAGGGGGAAATTTACAGTTTGACAGTTTTATTTAAGCAGGGGAGACCTACTGTAGGCGACCAGCGCTGCATGCAAGGAGACAAAGTAGTGGTTATCTACTTcactacattatttttttaatactaaatattgggatcatatatgtatgtatctgccAATATAGTTCTGTTTTAGTTGTAAGAAAAAATACATGTCAAAATGCCAGTAGGTCGATCTGTAATTCATACATCGTGGAATGTCTGCAGCCATTAAGGAAATCGGAGCCAAGCTGTCCACGGTCAAACACAAGATCCTTGTGTTGTCTGGAAAAGGAGGCGTGGGGAAGAGTACGTTCAGTGCTCACCTGGCTCACGCCCTGGCAAGCGACTTCACCAAGGAGgtaatatttttgttttgattATTGCCGAAGTTACATTCCACACCCCCCGTATGTATTTTAGTTCTTATTAAACCCTTCACATGCTGttattaaaagggaactgcactttttttataaGAACACATTTTCTTCTGTTTTGTATATATTCTAACttataaataaacactagcaaaagtcagctaacaatagaggtTAATGGACGTTCTATTCCgcttataaagcgctctaaaaacacctccatcaaggttttctatacacactgtaagtacagatgtaatgtagtaacagaagaGGCATGTTCATAATAACGTAATATTTGCaagttttgctcattttaagcatacggcagcgcattaatttcacagacgcatcacaacattcgcttttcccttcaacaaccacaactttgggacaaatgatccagaaacgtatatttttgatcctgaatataaggaagctgtgtgctaaacagatgcagcacaCTAAGCATCGTGTAgcattattgctaagtgctaaaccagttataaaaacataataaaacaatcacttactgtacaatgtctgctctcattgaGGTAAAGACTGATTGGATGTTCATATTTTCCCACTCAGATGAAAATGTAATACTAATCCTcacaaaggtttaaaaaaaaaaatgccacaagcgagcatctttttgtgtttttcttgccatgtccgggtctaagttggatgtcaaagttgaccaacttgtgggtttatgtccacaaccttctactatccaggtgagaggcatgatttatcacctagaattaactttcaccaactcagctCAATATGTtcatatagcagcataagctagttagctctctgtgatcacggcaccgctaaaaatgtttgtctgcgttagtgcttataataacaatgtcgctaatacttgttaatattcaggtcacgacatgtaaattgagtattgttggtgtttttttgcatgttttttttagagaGTTTTATGGGCGCTATAGTGTACTTGTCACGAAAGTGTCGTTTCGTTGAGATTCCAAGTTGCATAAAAGCAACGCAGGTGAAAAGCGTGCAGCTGAAAGTGTATTTAATGGGTGAAAAAACAAAAGGCGAGAGCTGGGAAGTGCTCTGGAAGCATAGGAAAGGCTATGCTAAATGAAACTcgacaggttaaaaaaaataaacggaATTTCTGGAGCACAGCAAAGACTGACTAGAAATAAAAGTAACAAAACGGAATTTCTGGAGAACAGAAAGGActgactaaaaataaaaaatacaacggAATTTCTGGAGAACAGTAAAGACTGActagaaataaaaataacaaaatggaaTTTCTGGTTAACAGCAGGGACTGACTagaaataaaaatgacaaaactgaatttttttggcaaaatagtgtcagatgcattgctagccaccttgtacttgccatattttatgatttaagaatgcataaaaaaagaacaatgtgtgttcttgtcttacataaggattgtgaatgatgggcaaatttccccaaaatgtgcagttcccctttaagagacaCCGTTGCTGTCACCCTTAGagtattttcttcttctttatgCAGGAACCAATTATGTATTGATCTTGTAATGGCGGCTCGTAGATCATAGCCTAAAGTTAGCATAGCAATGAAGagatccactttttttttatgcctctaGGGCTATGGTTCTGTGCTAGAAGCAATTAGATGACATCATAGGACTTCAAATACTGTACTCCTCCACTGGCAAGCAAATTCTGTAGATCTCAAACAACGTGGATGTTTCTCCACTGACTTATTTTGGACTCATCCAATTCTAGGTTGCCCTCTTGGACATCGATATCTGCGGGCCATCCATTCCTAGAATAATGGGGCTGGAGGGAGAGCAAGTAAGATATGGACAGAACATTTGACATGAACATACAGTAGATGATATATTTAATTGCTTTGAAACAACAGTGTGTTTTAATATTATTGCTATGGTCATTTCTATTGGTGAAGACTCATTATTTCATTAGAGATTATGTATTTTAGTAATTTATTTTCCTGTGTTCAGGTACATCAGAGCGGTTCAGGCTGGTCCCCTGTGGTGAGTCACTTTCATCAATACGACACTTGTTTTATTTGGTGTTCCTAATGACATCAATACAGAAGATAATAGTGTTACGTTTGTATGTAATTACTTTTTTCTTCTAGATATCCactgatatgtttttttcagggccgataccgattattagtagtcaaggaggccgataaccgtTACTTGGAGccaatattcatttgcagtaaaatgtAGTTAAACATGAATAAAATACGCTCGTAGACAGCTTGACAGGGTTttaagttttttgtgtttttttttttagtttcagtttttattttagtttaattTAGTCAagtacacctgtgaagtgaaaaccatttcaagtgactacctcttgaagctcatcgagagaatgccaagagtgtgcaaagcagtaatcagagcaaagggtggctattttgaagaaattagaatataaaacatattttcagttatttcacctttttttgtaaagtacataactccacatgtgttcattcatagttttgatgccttcagtgacaatctacaatgtaaattagtcatgaaaataaagaaaacgtgttgaatgagaaggtgtgtccaaacttttggcctgtactgtatgtcaaaatgccaaatattggcGACCATAACTCTGTGATCTGTAATTTCTACCCAAAGTTGCAGCTTTTCTTTTGGAGCTTATTAGAATGaccgggtgtacctaatgaagcgtCCAGTGGCCGTGCATTTAGCGTGTTTGCCGTGTTGTGCTCATGTTTCAGTACGTGGACGACAACCTCGCTGTCATGTCCATCGGCTTCCTGCTCGCTAGCCCGGATGATGCTGTCATCTGGAGAGGCCCCAAGAAAAACGGTGCGCGGAATACCTCGAGCTGCATAAAATTGCATGAACCCCGACAAATTGATGGCAACTCGGTTCCAACCAGAAGGAAGCTTTTTTTCATCTTTGGATCATGTTTGTCCTTTCAGGAATGATCAAGCAGTTTCTACGCGACGTGGATTGGGGAGACCTGGATTACCTCATAGTTGACACGCCCCCTGGCACTTCTGACGAGCACCTGTCCATTGTCCAATACCTAGGCTCCACCCACGTCGACGGGGCTGTCATCATCACCACCCCGCAGGTACACACTAGCGTTGTCCTAGTACCAATATATAGGTTCCATCTATATTGGTAAAATCATGTTTTTGAATAAAATCTCTTAGAACTTGGCAAATTCCCTGCACACTTtagtttcttgtgtagacaaaaCAGGAACAACAACATCTAACAGTTTATCAGCTATTTATCGATTGTCCTTCTCCCGcatagctcagacctacttcctgttcctgtctgtgGCGCgatgccttctgggtaatgtaatatataaacatttagcaacacactgGCGTGGTCACTGCCTAGTattttaatattaaatatttatttatacagggTAAGACgagtaaaaacacatttttcatttGCAAAgatgacctagcaaagaggcagcatttacatgttagagatgttgaagtgtgatgataatctctcatcgtctctcatgtgttggaacataaatgaatgatTAAGAttagaatgtctgcaacttgtggacgacacaAAGTACGTTTTTGGGGATGTTTTGTTCTACAATTATAATTAACTATtcctgtgacaatcattggtactttaacttattagTTGTAATTAATTACATCTGTACAGTACTGACTGTgcatttactgccatctagtgtctactttttctACTTACCTACTTTgtagtataaaacgagtaaaacatcaacactgtatttttttttccaatttttgttgaaCACCTGTGCTTTTTTGCTGTTAAGGTTACAAGGAATATTGatgacaaattcataaaatcacaagttcattaaatgttattgaaaaaaagcctcaaaagattgcaacttttgctaTAATCATAAAAGAAAAATCGTACAAAATCCCGAAGGGTCACTGTACAATATAGAGctgaagtgcacatacatgtagaaTTTGTGTTAAATCAGTGATACAGTTTATTATAGACTGAAAACAAGCAATTCAGCCATTCAGAATGAAGGTTGGATCTTATactgctagcttaatgctaaagtaCAACGGACAAACCCATTGAAAGGCTAACGGAAATTAGCATTGTGATCGTTTTACACCTTTAGAAATTTGATTTTATTGAAACAAATTTGCTACGAATCAGCAAATGAACCGAATATTCATGCTAACGTTGTACTACTCGGCCGGTCTGCTGCTCTGCCCTCAGTGAACGTGACAGATGACGCACTAAGCGTTAAGTTGAGGGATGTCCACTCCTCCAGGAAATACAGCACAACATTTTTGAAATTAAGTTTTTCAGCAGAACCTGTTTTTGATATTATTTGCTCTATGTTCACGCAACTGGCATGGAAGAAGACCTAACCAACGGGGGATGGGAATTCATCATAACCCCTCAAACATTTTGCTCCACGACTTACGTTTATTTGCTGTGTCATAAGGGATAGGTACCGAttcaggtactttttttttagcagCGACCAAATCCCGCccacgattcacgtaaaatccaacagtgTCATGGTATAGTACTTGGGTTGCGTGTGACTTCCCGCCCGGTTGCCGAACTCTCTGGCATTTGGCGATCaccccagcagcactgagagtgcaCTCAGCCATTTTTAATGCCCAAAAACCAATtgactcaacaaaaaaaaatgctaggtaaagtaaggctccacttttctaaaaaaaaaaaatgtgctagcttaatgctaatataCATCGGCTTTGCTGttcacatgctactgattagcattaacgattttacatggcgatttcaccaCCTccgaatttgttaatgaaaactaaaactaagatgcacgctacaatcaaacagatggaatacttacagtattaacactttttagggcgcaacaaaaaaacacacacactataaacgatgcactactgccatctaacgtcttggacttgcaactgtaattgcaacataATGTCATAATAAAACGTGACTGAACAgcagttatccatccatccattttctaccgcttattataatcagctaatttttatagatttttttttaattgattttattatcaaaaacaataaatatttattaaaacacaCAAAGGTACTGAAAATTATggcgttgagtaccggtatcgattgccaggtaccaggaattggtatcgTATCGGTGCCAATTACAAAAAGCATATCGTAGTGCCATCACAGACCTCGCATTACTAGATCATAGAAAACTGTCCCCGAACCAAAGTAGCCTCACTAGAGATGCAACTGGCCCCAAGCTACGCCTGCTTGTTGTCAGTGCACACATTGTTGAAGTGAATTTGACCCCTCACATTCTCTTTCCAGGAGGTGTCCTTGCAGGACGTTCGAAAGGAGATCCGCTTCTGTCAGAAAGTCAAGCTGCCGATCATCGGAGTGGTGGAAAACATGAGTGGCTTTGTGTGTCCCAAATGCAAGGTTTCTGACAGACACATACACAGTTGTATATTAATGGTACACTCATAAACACGGTCACGAGAACCTGGTAAACAACTGTTGTATTTATCCATGCATTAAGTAGATCAGGGGtgtgcaaagtgcggcccggcaccattttaaaaatactattacacaTAATTGTAATTAAAGAGCTAACAGGTGTAATGTAACAAAGAACCCTTGCaatattgtcactaataacacaaagctgccatacagctttaaaactgtcattgatataaaaataataataaaaacttacaaTCGACGAGTAGATGTGAAGTTAATCtagatatttaacgttggaagtgaaaataatttatattgatatttgacttatttttaagtttttatgagtgggggatgTTGGAATCCTAAGAACTTTAGTTTGTCATTgttcaaaataataatgaatcaaaatcaattttatgaattatttacatattaaggcttcaattacttcagaAAAATgttcattttgaaaaatgtttttaagtgacatattgcatattttgtttttttgccataaaaaactgttttgttttgttgtttttgggaaaaaaaaggcataaaacaacaaaaaaactatagTAATGGATAGGTCTGAAGTttataaatatttaaatgttgaaagtaaaaaatttatattgatttttgacatttttaacacttttatgagtggggggctTTTGGATCGATAAGACCTTTAGTCTGTCaatgttcaaaaataataatgaatcaaaatcaatcttgttatgaattatttacatatttaaggctccaattattttacaaaaatgttcattttaaaaatgtttttataggaaaatattgcatattttgtttttgccatactttttttttttttaaaggcatagaacaaaagaaaacattttaaactttaaaatAACAGATAGGTCTggagtttatatataaatatttaaatgttgaaagtaaaaataatttgtattgatattttacttgtttttttaacacttttatgtgtggggggcttttggatccctaagaccTATagtctgtcattgttcaaaaataataatgaatcaaaatcaatgttgttatgaattatttacatattcaaggctccaattacttcacaaaaatgttcattttgaaaaatgtttttaaggaaaaatattacatattttgtgtttttgacatcAAAAAACAGGGTTTCTTTATGtaacataaaaatataaaataaacttTATGgcaatggatagatctgaagttataGATATTTAATtgttcaaagtaaaaaataaatggtaatatatgacttattatttacatttatgagtGGGGGGGCCTTTGGATCCCCAAGACTTTTAGTCTGATGTATTTTTCTTTAACCGCCATGTAAACTATAAACtgtcataataatgaatcaaaagcaatgtagttatgaattatttacctatttaagttTCTAATTGCTTCATGTCAAATATTCCCTTTTGAAAAAATGTTCGGGgtaaattttgcatattttgtgttttgccataaaacagggttttctttaagaagggcataaaacatttttaaaaaaatagaacctAATGGCaatgaatagatctgaagttatagatatttaagtgtttaaagtaaaaaataaatattgatatattactttttttcacACTTATgagccttttggatccctaatacCTTTAGTCTGTCATTGttcaaacataataatgaatcaaaatcaatgttgttatgaattatttacaacGCTCCAATTACTAtgtccattttgaaaaatgtttcaagggaaaatattgcatattttgtgttttgccttaaaaaaaagggcataaaacaaaatgattaaaaaaaacgacTATTGGGCAACGGATAGATTTTAAGTTTATAGATATttaatttttcaaagcaaaaaataaatattaataaattacTTATTACCGGTACTTATacgtaataatgaatcaaaagtgATGTTGTTGTGAAGTATTTACCTATTTATGTTTCTaattgcttcacatcaaatattcaattttaaaaaatgtttcagggaaaatgttgcatattttgtgtttttgccctaAAATAGCAGGGTCTTCTTTGAAaagaaaagggcataaaacataaaaaaag
This genomic interval from Entelurus aequoreus isolate RoL-2023_Sb linkage group LG06, RoL_Eaeq_v1.1, whole genome shotgun sequence contains the following:
- the nubp1 gene encoding cytosolic Fe-S cluster assembly factor nubp1, giving the protein MGNRFRSNTGTFEGGGTLTVGHKMDDVPENAPEHCPGTKSEQAGKSSSCQGCPNQKLCASGATKAPDPAIKEIGAKLSTVKHKILVLSGKGGVGKSTFSAHLAHALASDFTKEVALLDIDICGPSIPRIMGLEGEQVHQSGSGWSPVYVDDNLAVMSIGFLLASPDDAVIWRGPKKNGMIKQFLRDVDWGDLDYLIVDTPPGTSDEHLSIVQYLGSTHVDGAVIITTPQEVSLQDVRKEIRFCQKVKLPIIGVVENMSGFVCPKCKNTSQIFPPTSGGAEKMCADLNLSLLGKVPLDPRIAKSCDEGKSFLDEVPDSPAAQVYRRIVQGIRDHCSRHTTDQSNTA